In Daphnia pulicaria isolate SC F1-1A chromosome 5, SC_F0-13Bv2, whole genome shotgun sequence, a single genomic region encodes these proteins:
- the LOC124341065 gene encoding COP9 signalosome complex subunit 1-like isoform X1 — protein sequence MPMPALPLNHQNAVEPMQVDVSEENENAEEEAYIVENPTLDIETFTSSYHGMAKLSRLMFIADHCPSLRIETLKMAIVAVQETYNVTLYQLLHRKLQEAITGLTPAQVQALELPSYDLAWAESKMKKAALKLEKLDTDLKNYKANSIKESIRRGHDDLGDHYLDYGDMSNALKCYSRARDYCTSSKHVIHMCLNVIKVSVYLQNWSHVLSYVNKAESTPDFAESSNSKDGGQALVTHLQCAAGLAELATKKYKCAARHFLQANVDHCDLPELLSPSNVAVFGGLCALATYDRAELQKHVISSSSFKLFLELEPQLRDIIHKFYESKYASCLKLLEEMKDNLLLDMYLAPHVPALYTKIRNRALIQYFSPYMSADMRRMAEAFNTSVSALEDELMQLILDGQIQARIDSHNKILFAKDADQRSCTFEKSLNLGEEFKRRTRLLVIRAAVLRNQIHVKSSPRDSGGQTTEVAIPSSSGSSPRN from the exons ATGCCCATGCCGGCCTTGCCGCTAAACCATCAG AATGCTGTTGAACCAATGCAAGTGGACGTatctgaagaaaatgaaaatgctgAAGAAGAAGCCTATATTGTTGAGAATCCCACTTTG GACATCGAAACTTTCACAAGCAGCTATCATGGAATGGCAAAGCTATCACGTCTAATGTTTATTGCTGATCATTGCCCATCTTTGAGAATTGAAACACTCAAAATGGCCATTGTAGCAGTTCAAGAGACGTATAATGTCACACTATATCAACTTTTACACAGGAAATTACAAGAGGCAATAACTGG GCTGACACCTGCTCAGGTTCAAGCCTTGGAACTTCCAAGCTATGACTTGGCTTGGGCTGAAAGCAAGATGAAGAAAGCTGCTCTAAAATTGGAGAAACTTGATACTGATCTGAAAAACTATAAAGCAAATTCCATCAAAGAGAGCATTCGTCGCGGTCATGATGACTTGGGAGATCACTACCTGGATTATGGTGATATGTCTAATGCATTGAAATGCTACTCAAGAGCCAGAGATTACTGCACAAGCAGCAAGCATGTAATACACATGTGTCTCAATGTCATTAAG GTTAGTGTTTATCTTCAAAACTGGTCACATGTTCTTAGTTACGTCAATAAAGCAGAGTCAACGCCAGATTTCGCCGAG TCTTCAAACAGTAAAGATGGTGGCCAAGCATTAGTGACTCATTTGCAATGTGCAGCTGGACTTGCTGAACTTGCGACTAAGAAATACAAGTGCGCAGCCCGGCATTTCCTGCAGGCCAACGTTGATCACTGTGACCTTCCCGAATTGCTTTCGCCGTCTAACGTTGCCGTGTTTGGAGGTTTGTGTGCTCTCGCTACTTACGACAGGGCTGAACTTCAAAAACACGTGATTTCTAGCAG ttctttcaaactttttctggAACTGGAACCGCAGTTGAGAGACATAATCCACAAGTTCTATGAATCTAAATACGCCTCCTGCCTAAAGCTTCTAGAAGAAATGAAG GATAACTTGTTATTGGACATGTATCTCGCCCCCCATGTGCCTGCGCTATATACTAAAATCCGAAACCGAGCTTTGATTCAGTATTTCAG TCCTTACATGTCAGCGGATATGAGACGAATGGCAGAAGCGTTCAATACCAGTGTTTCAGCATTAGAAGACGAGCTGATGCAATTGATTCTCGACGGACAAATCCAGGCGCGAATTGATTCTCACAATAAA ATCTTGTTCGCTAAAGACGCCGACCAACGCAGTTGCACTTTTGAAAAGTCGCTCAATTTGGGCGAGGAATTCAAGAGAAGAACTCGATTGCTCGTTATCCGTGCCGCAGTATTGCGCAATCAGATACATGTCAAA AGTTCTCCCAGAGATAGTGGAGGCCAAACGACGGAAGTTGCTATTCCATCATCCAGTGGCTCGTCGCCTCGCAACTGA
- the LOC124341065 gene encoding COP9 signalosome complex subunit 1-like isoform X2, with translation MPMPALPLNHQNAVEPMQVDVSEENENAEEEAYIVENPTLDIETFTSSYHGMAKLSRLMFIADHCPSLRIETLKMAIVAVQETYNVTLYQLLHRKLQEAITGLTPAQVQALELPSYDLAWAESKMKKAALKLEKLDTDLKNYKANSIKESIRRGHDDLGDHYLDYGDMSNALKCYSRARDYCTSSKHVIHMCLNVIKVSVYLQNWSHVLSYVNKAESTPDFAESSNSKDGGQALVTHLQCAAGLAELATKKYKCAARHFLQANVDHCDLPELLSPSNVAVFGGLCALATYDRAELQKHVISSSSFKLFLELEPQLRDIIHKFYESKYASCLKLLEEMKDNLLLDMYLAPHVPALYTKIRNRALIQYFSPYMSADMRRMAEAFNTSVSALEDELMQLILDGQIQARIDSHNKILFAKDADQRSCTFEKSLNLGEEFKRRTRLLVIRAAVLRNQIHVKVI, from the exons ATGCCCATGCCGGCCTTGCCGCTAAACCATCAG AATGCTGTTGAACCAATGCAAGTGGACGTatctgaagaaaatgaaaatgctgAAGAAGAAGCCTATATTGTTGAGAATCCCACTTTG GACATCGAAACTTTCACAAGCAGCTATCATGGAATGGCAAAGCTATCACGTCTAATGTTTATTGCTGATCATTGCCCATCTTTGAGAATTGAAACACTCAAAATGGCCATTGTAGCAGTTCAAGAGACGTATAATGTCACACTATATCAACTTTTACACAGGAAATTACAAGAGGCAATAACTGG GCTGACACCTGCTCAGGTTCAAGCCTTGGAACTTCCAAGCTATGACTTGGCTTGGGCTGAAAGCAAGATGAAGAAAGCTGCTCTAAAATTGGAGAAACTTGATACTGATCTGAAAAACTATAAAGCAAATTCCATCAAAGAGAGCATTCGTCGCGGTCATGATGACTTGGGAGATCACTACCTGGATTATGGTGATATGTCTAATGCATTGAAATGCTACTCAAGAGCCAGAGATTACTGCACAAGCAGCAAGCATGTAATACACATGTGTCTCAATGTCATTAAG GTTAGTGTTTATCTTCAAAACTGGTCACATGTTCTTAGTTACGTCAATAAAGCAGAGTCAACGCCAGATTTCGCCGAG TCTTCAAACAGTAAAGATGGTGGCCAAGCATTAGTGACTCATTTGCAATGTGCAGCTGGACTTGCTGAACTTGCGACTAAGAAATACAAGTGCGCAGCCCGGCATTTCCTGCAGGCCAACGTTGATCACTGTGACCTTCCCGAATTGCTTTCGCCGTCTAACGTTGCCGTGTTTGGAGGTTTGTGTGCTCTCGCTACTTACGACAGGGCTGAACTTCAAAAACACGTGATTTCTAGCAG ttctttcaaactttttctggAACTGGAACCGCAGTTGAGAGACATAATCCACAAGTTCTATGAATCTAAATACGCCTCCTGCCTAAAGCTTCTAGAAGAAATGAAG GATAACTTGTTATTGGACATGTATCTCGCCCCCCATGTGCCTGCGCTATATACTAAAATCCGAAACCGAGCTTTGATTCAGTATTTCAG TCCTTACATGTCAGCGGATATGAGACGAATGGCAGAAGCGTTCAATACCAGTGTTTCAGCATTAGAAGACGAGCTGATGCAATTGATTCTCGACGGACAAATCCAGGCGCGAATTGATTCTCACAATAAA ATCTTGTTCGCTAAAGACGCCGACCAACGCAGTTGCACTTTTGAAAAGTCGCTCAATTTGGGCGAGGAATTCAAGAGAAGAACTCGATTGCTCGTTATCCGTGCCGCAGTATTGCGCAATCAGATACATGTCAAAGTAATTTGA